One Paraburkholderia dioscoreae DNA segment encodes these proteins:
- the glcE gene encoding glycolate oxidase subunit GlcE encodes MRIEPVPMDDSERLVVEVSQALASNAPLRIRGGDSKAFLGRPVQGTPIDTRSHRGVVSYDPTELVITARAGTPLAELTATLDAAGQMLPCEPPAFGGAATVGGMVAAGLAGPRRPWSGSVRDFVLGCRVITGEAKHLRFGGEVMKNVAGYDVSRLLAGSFGCLGLITEVSLKVLPKPRALSCLTVDLEAAEALRELSAWRRAVLPISAACHVDGRLHVRLEGGVGSVASAVDRIGGAELDPCFWDDLREHRLAFFDDPRPLWRLSLPNASPLTALPGDTLLDWAGAQRWLKSTAPAAAIRQIAHAAGGHATCFTPETDAEPFTPLPPTLLRFHQQLKRQLDPRGLFNPGRLYAGL; translated from the coding sequence ATGCGCATCGAACCCGTCCCGATGGACGATAGCGAACGGCTCGTCGTCGAAGTTTCGCAAGCGCTCGCGAGCAACGCGCCGCTCAGGATTCGCGGCGGCGACAGCAAGGCGTTTCTCGGTCGTCCCGTGCAAGGCACGCCGATCGACACGCGCTCGCATCGTGGCGTGGTGAGCTACGACCCGACCGAACTCGTGATCACCGCGCGCGCCGGCACGCCGCTCGCCGAACTCACCGCCACGCTCGATGCCGCCGGACAGATGCTCCCTTGCGAGCCGCCGGCCTTCGGCGGCGCGGCCACCGTCGGCGGCATGGTCGCGGCCGGATTGGCCGGTCCGCGCCGGCCGTGGTCCGGTTCGGTGCGCGACTTCGTGCTGGGCTGCCGCGTGATCACCGGCGAGGCGAAGCATCTGCGCTTTGGCGGCGAAGTGATGAAGAACGTGGCGGGCTACGACGTGTCGCGTTTGCTCGCGGGCAGCTTCGGCTGCCTCGGTCTGATCACGGAAGTCTCGCTGAAAGTGCTGCCCAAACCGCGCGCGCTCAGTTGTCTCACCGTGGATCTGGAAGCGGCCGAGGCACTGCGCGAACTGTCCGCCTGGCGCCGCGCCGTGCTGCCGATCAGCGCGGCCTGCCACGTGGACGGCCGTTTGCATGTGCGTCTCGAAGGCGGCGTGGGGTCGGTGGCGTCGGCGGTGGATCGCATTGGCGGCGCCGAACTCGATCCGTGTTTCTGGGACGATCTGCGCGAGCACCGTCTGGCGTTTTTCGACGACCCGCGACCGCTCTGGCGCCTGTCCTTGCCGAACGCGTCGCCGCTGACCGCGCTGCCCGGAGACACGCTGCTCGACTGGGCCGGTGCGCAACGCTGGCTGAAAAGCACCGCCCCCGCCGCGGCGATCCGCCAGATCGCGCATGCGGCCGGCGGCCACGCGACCTGCTTCACCCCGGAAACCGATGCCGAACCGTTCACGCCGCTGCCGCCCACGTTGCTGCGCTTTCATCAGCAACTCAAGCGGCAACTCGACCCGCGCGGTCTCTTCAATCCAGGCCGCCTGTATGCCGGCCTCTGA
- the glcD gene encoding glycolate oxidase subunit GlcD, with amino-acid sequence MSYQYDERVDGPLATHDKATVVAQLQALIPDLQLLHEQEDLRPFECDGLAAYRATPMMVALPDKVEQVEALLKFANAHKIPVVARGAGTGLSGGALPLDKGILLVMARFNRILEVDPEACVARVQPGVRNLAISQAAAPHGLYYAPDPSSQIACSIGGNVAENAGGVHCLKYGLTVNNILKLEILTIDGERITLGSDALDAPGFDFLALFTGSEGMLGIVTEVTVKLLTKPQSAKVLLASFDDVEKAGAAVAQIIGAGVIPGGLEMMDNLAIRAAEDFIHAGYPVDAEAILLCEVDGVESDVREDVACVEALLRAAGATDIRLAKDEAERQRFWAGRKNAFPAVGRISPDYYCMDGTIPRRELPRVLKGIEDLSKEYGLQVANVFHAGDGNMHPLILFDANAPGETERAEAIGARILELCVAVGGSITGEHGVGREKINQMCAQFNSDELTFFHALKAAFDPQGLLNPGKNVPTLHRCAEFGSMHVHHGALPFPELERF; translated from the coding sequence ATGAGTTACCAATACGATGAACGCGTCGACGGCCCGCTCGCGACGCACGACAAAGCCACCGTCGTCGCACAATTGCAGGCGCTGATCCCCGATCTGCAACTCCTTCACGAACAGGAAGATCTGCGTCCGTTCGAATGCGACGGCCTCGCCGCCTATCGCGCAACGCCCATGATGGTCGCGCTGCCCGACAAGGTCGAACAGGTCGAGGCGCTGCTGAAATTCGCCAACGCTCACAAGATTCCGGTGGTCGCGCGCGGTGCCGGCACCGGTTTGTCGGGCGGCGCGCTGCCGCTGGACAAAGGCATTCTGCTGGTGATGGCGCGCTTTAACCGGATTCTCGAAGTCGATCCCGAGGCCTGCGTGGCGCGCGTTCAGCCCGGCGTGCGCAATCTCGCGATTTCGCAGGCCGCGGCGCCACATGGCCTCTACTACGCGCCCGACCCGTCGTCGCAGATTGCCTGCTCGATCGGCGGCAATGTCGCGGAAAACGCGGGCGGCGTGCATTGCCTGAAGTACGGGCTGACCGTCAATAACATCCTCAAGCTCGAGATTCTCACTATCGACGGCGAGCGCATCACGCTCGGCTCGGACGCGCTCGACGCGCCGGGTTTCGACTTCCTCGCGCTCTTCACCGGCTCGGAAGGCATGCTCGGCATCGTCACCGAAGTCACGGTGAAGCTGCTCACCAAACCGCAAAGCGCGAAAGTGCTGCTGGCCAGTTTTGACGACGTCGAAAAAGCCGGCGCGGCGGTCGCCCAGATCATCGGCGCGGGCGTGATTCCGGGCGGCCTCGAAATGATGGACAACCTCGCGATCCGCGCGGCGGAAGACTTCATCCACGCGGGCTATCCGGTCGACGCCGAAGCGATCCTGCTGTGCGAAGTCGACGGCGTGGAAAGCGACGTGCGCGAAGACGTGGCCTGCGTGGAAGCGCTGCTGCGCGCGGCCGGCGCCACCGACATCCGTCTCGCGAAAGACGAGGCCGAACGGCAGCGCTTCTGGGCTGGCCGCAAGAACGCGTTCCCCGCCGTGGGCCGCATCTCGCCCGATTACTACTGCATGGACGGCACGATTCCGCGCCGCGAATTGCCGCGCGTGCTCAAAGGCATCGAAGACCTCTCGAAGGAATACGGCCTGCAAGTCGCCAACGTATTTCATGCCGGCGACGGCAACATGCATCCGCTGATCCTGTTCGATGCCAACGCGCCCGGCGAAACCGAACGCGCCGAAGCGATCGGCGCGCGCATTCTCGAACTGTGCGTGGCGGTGGGCGGCAGCATCACCGGCGAACACGGTGTGGGCCGCGAAAAGATCAACCAGATGTGCGCGCAATTCAATAGCGACGAACTCACCTTCTTCCACGCATTGAAAGCCGCATTCGATCCGCAAGGCCTCCTCAACCCCGGCAAGAACGTACCGACCTTGCACCGCTGCGCCGAATTCGGCTCGATGCACGTGCATCACGGCGCGCTGCCCTTTCCCGAACTGGAGCGTTTCTGA
- the glcC gene encoding transcriptional regulator GlcC yields the protein MQTADSNNSRQVADVVAERIERLIVDGVLKTGQALPSERRLTDKLGVSRTALREGLKLLRARGIIETSHGRGSFVASLSAQPALTPLMHLLGSQPRTLYDLFEVRALLEAESARLAALRGTPADFVLITRRYEEMIAAQGTETSASTHARLDHAFHLAICEASHNPVLVHTLSSLTDLLLSSVFASVNNLYHRVPQKRVIDRQHARLYNAVTGKLPEQARRAAADHIESVCANLREIEQEEQRLVRATLRLEGWE from the coding sequence ATGCAGACAGCGGATTCGAACAACTCAAGGCAGGTCGCGGACGTGGTGGCGGAGCGTATCGAGCGGCTGATCGTCGACGGCGTGCTGAAAACGGGGCAGGCGCTGCCGTCCGAGCGGCGCCTCACCGACAAGCTTGGCGTCTCGCGTACGGCGCTGCGTGAAGGGCTCAAGCTGCTGCGGGCGCGCGGCATCATCGAGACTTCGCATGGCAGGGGCTCGTTCGTCGCGAGCCTCAGCGCGCAGCCGGCCCTCACGCCGCTAATGCATCTGCTCGGTTCGCAACCGCGCACGCTCTACGATCTGTTCGAGGTGCGCGCGCTGCTGGAAGCGGAATCCGCACGGCTCGCCGCGCTGCGCGGCACGCCCGCCGACTTCGTGCTGATCACGCGCCGCTACGAGGAGATGATTGCGGCCCAGGGCACCGAAACGAGTGCCTCGACGCACGCGCGGCTCGACCACGCATTTCACCTGGCGATCTGCGAGGCCTCGCATAACCCGGTGCTGGTGCATACGTTGAGCTCGTTGACCGACCTGCTGCTGAGTTCGGTGTTCGCGTCCGTGAACAATCTCTATCACCGTGTGCCGCAAAAGCGGGTGATCGACCGTCAGCACGCGCGGCTCTATAACGCCGTGACCGGCAAGCTGCCCGAACAGGCGCGCAGGGCGGCGGCCGATCACATCGAAAGCGTGTGCGCGAACCTGCGCGAAATCGAGCAGGAAGAGCAGCGGCTGGTACGCGCGACATTACGGCTGGAAGGATGGGAGTAG
- a CDS encoding MOSC domain-containing protein: MATISELFVYPIKSCAGIALHEARLLATGLEYDRCWMVTDPAGAMLTQRAYPRMALIKVEIGAEDLVIRAPGMSELRTPLNAARLDAAPAIQTKVWRDAAYGLDTGAASAAWFSAFLGVPARLLRFDPGHERIVDPGYTDSVGGATTYFADGFPLLVIGQASLDDLNTRLNGKGAPAIPIDRFRPNVVLTGLDAYEEDYVETLSVDGDAGENVQLQLVKPCSRCPMPTIDQAKGAPDPDWPNEPTDTMSVYRANPQRDGAITFGNNALVASGAGQWLRVGQSVEAELGFGD; this comes from the coding sequence ATGGCGACCATTAGCGAGCTCTTTGTCTATCCGATCAAATCCTGCGCGGGCATTGCGCTGCATGAGGCGCGCCTGCTCGCCACCGGCCTCGAATACGACCGCTGCTGGATGGTCACCGACCCGGCCGGCGCCATGCTCACGCAGCGCGCGTATCCGCGCATGGCCTTGATCAAGGTCGAAATCGGCGCCGAAGACCTCGTGATCCGCGCGCCCGGCATGAGCGAGTTGCGCACGCCATTGAATGCCGCGCGGCTCGATGCGGCGCCCGCGATACAGACCAAGGTCTGGCGCGATGCCGCGTACGGACTCGACACCGGCGCGGCAAGCGCGGCGTGGTTCTCGGCGTTTCTCGGCGTCCCCGCGCGGCTTCTGCGCTTCGATCCCGGGCACGAACGCATTGTCGATCCCGGCTATACGGATAGCGTGGGCGGCGCAACCACCTATTTCGCCGATGGTTTTCCGCTGCTGGTGATCGGCCAGGCATCGCTCGACGATCTGAATACGCGCCTGAACGGCAAGGGCGCACCGGCGATTCCGATCGACCGGTTCCGCCCGAATGTCGTGCTGACAGGGCTCGACGCGTACGAGGAAGACTATGTGGAGACGCTGAGCGTGGACGGAGACGCGGGCGAGAACGTGCAACTGCAACTGGTCAAGCCGTGCTCGCGCTGTCCTATGCCCACCATCGACCAGGCGAAAGGCGCGCCCGATCCGGACTGGCCGAACGAGCCGACCGACACGATGAGTGTCTACCGCGCGAATCCGCAGCGAGACGGGGCGATAACGTTCGGCAATAACGCGCTCGTCGCGAGCGGGGCTGGACAGTGGCTGAGGGTAGGGCAGTCGGTGGAAGCGGAACTGGGCTT